A region from the Natronorubrum halophilum genome encodes:
- a CDS encoding bacterio-opsin activator domain-containing protein, which produces MENADAEYGGGGRAAPAAAALEAVVEPVVAVTDGTITYANGAAREAFDLSEDERADETGAGNWDAATGFESWSRLEAAIDETTVGTVRHVTLEGDADGYDARVHRSADGATVTFTRTTAETGAVGETESIGESDRAIKDRAINEAPVGITIADPDREDTSLVYVNDAFQEITGYSYDEVVGQNCRFLQGPDSSEDVIAEMAAAIDAKRPITVELKNYRSDGTEFWNEVTIAPVRDEAGVVTHYVGFQNDVTTRKEAELALERRTAELEYILERVEGLIQDVTDVIAGSTARSELEAEVCDRIAVESTYEGAWIGERNPATETVDVRTGAGRYPETGVSATADHPAATALAENAATTDTLEGTTHASFPLSYNGIEYGVLTVCTDRDRAIDERETVILSALARAVASGVNARETSRVLETDAVVAVEVALTDSSVAPVALSAAADCRLEYRRSVHRTDDETASLFTVTGADATADALEAAVADVPDLECRVIVERDGECLIELSGGDDLVGWLSERGVRTQAIESDDGRARLTLEIPRSANVRSVVEAIEDRYSGTDVISFEQRDRDSETRQEFAARLENDLTERQFGALQRAYLSGYFEWPRPMTGEELAQSMGISRPTFHEHLRTAEAKLSRAFFEEDQSSG; this is translated from the coding sequence ATGGAAAACGCCGATGCGGAGTACGGTGGTGGGGGTCGTGCCGCGCCGGCGGCCGCCGCGCTCGAGGCCGTCGTCGAACCCGTCGTCGCCGTCACCGACGGGACGATTACGTACGCAAACGGTGCCGCGCGGGAGGCGTTCGACCTCTCGGAGGACGAGCGAGCCGACGAGACCGGCGCGGGAAACTGGGACGCAGCGACCGGTTTCGAGTCGTGGTCGCGACTCGAGGCGGCGATCGACGAGACGACGGTCGGAACCGTCCGCCACGTCACCCTCGAGGGCGACGCCGATGGGTACGACGCGCGCGTGCATCGGTCCGCCGACGGCGCGACGGTCACCTTCACGCGGACGACCGCCGAAACCGGAGCGGTCGGCGAAACGGAATCGATCGGCGAGAGCGACCGCGCGATCAAGGATCGCGCGATCAACGAGGCTCCGGTCGGGATCACCATCGCGGACCCGGACCGCGAGGACACCTCGCTCGTGTACGTCAACGACGCGTTTCAGGAAATCACCGGGTACAGTTACGACGAGGTCGTCGGCCAGAACTGCCGATTTCTACAGGGGCCGGACTCGAGCGAGGACGTAATCGCCGAGATGGCAGCGGCGATCGACGCGAAGCGCCCGATTACCGTCGAACTCAAGAATTACCGCAGCGACGGCACCGAGTTCTGGAACGAGGTCACGATCGCCCCCGTCCGCGACGAGGCGGGCGTGGTCACGCACTACGTCGGCTTCCAGAACGACGTCACGACGCGCAAGGAGGCCGAACTCGCACTCGAGCGCCGAACCGCGGAACTCGAGTACATCCTGGAGCGAGTGGAGGGCTTGATTCAGGACGTCACGGACGTGATCGCGGGATCGACCGCTCGCTCCGAACTCGAGGCCGAAGTCTGCGATCGGATCGCCGTAGAGTCGACCTACGAGGGGGCCTGGATCGGTGAACGCAACCCCGCGACGGAAACGGTCGACGTTCGGACGGGTGCTGGACGGTACCCCGAAACGGGGGTTTCGGCGACCGCTGACCATCCGGCCGCCACCGCGCTCGCCGAGAACGCGGCCACGACCGACACGCTCGAGGGGACGACCCACGCGTCGTTCCCGCTGTCGTACAACGGCATCGAATACGGCGTCCTTACCGTCTGCACCGACCGCGACAGGGCGATCGACGAGCGCGAAACGGTGATCCTCTCGGCGCTCGCCCGCGCAGTTGCGAGTGGCGTCAACGCTCGCGAAACCAGCCGCGTGCTCGAGACCGACGCCGTCGTCGCCGTCGAGGTCGCGCTCACCGATTCGAGCGTCGCCCCCGTCGCCCTGTCCGCCGCGGCGGACTGCCGACTCGAGTATCGCCGATCGGTCCACCGGACGGATGACGAGACGGCGTCGCTGTTTACCGTTACCGGCGCGGACGCGACTGCCGACGCGCTCGAGGCCGCCGTCGCCGACGTTCCGGACCTCGAGTGTCGCGTCATCGTCGAACGCGACGGCGAGTGTCTGATCGAACTGTCCGGCGGCGACGACCTCGTCGGCTGGCTCTCCGAGCGCGGCGTCCGCACGCAGGCGATCGAAAGCGACGACGGGCGAGCGCGCCTCACGCTCGAGATCCCTCGCTCGGCGAACGTTCGCTCGGTCGTCGAGGCTATCGAGGACCGCTACAGCGGGACCGACGTCATTTCCTTCGAGCAACGCGACCGCGACAGCGAGACGCGCCAGGAGTTCGCGGCACGACTCGAGAACGACCTCACCGAGCGTCAGTTCGGCGCGTTACAGCGAGCGTACCTGAGCGGCTACTTCGAGTGGCCCCGACCGATGACCGGCGAAGAACTCGCCCAGTCGATGGGAATCTCGCGGCCGACGTTCCACGAACACCTGCGAACGGCCGAGGCGAAACTGTCTCGAGCCTTCTTCGAGGAGGATCAATCCTCGGGCTGA
- a CDS encoding HVO_0649 family zinc finger protein — protein sequence MSSYQSPFERLRAKFDESNPNCPSCGYVDTECGWRVATTGSRVTYQFVCPTCDAVETRELRLGREP from the coding sequence ATGTCTAGCTATCAGTCGCCGTTCGAACGGCTTCGGGCGAAGTTCGACGAATCGAACCCGAACTGTCCGTCGTGTGGATACGTCGATACCGAGTGCGGATGGCGCGTGGCGACCACCGGGAGCCGCGTCACCTACCAGTTCGTCTGTCCGACCTGTGACGCGGTCGAAACCCGCGAACTGCGCCTCGGAAGGGAACCGTAG
- a CDS encoding DUF1328 family protein — translation MLELTTAVPLQMGGGFLYWAIIFFVLAIVAAAVGARGVAGISMEVARIFVLIFIILAVVALLL, via the coding sequence ATGCTCGAACTCACGACCGCGGTACCACTCCAGATGGGTGGCGGCTTCCTGTACTGGGCGATCATCTTCTTCGTGCTCGCGATCGTCGCCGCGGCCGTCGGCGCTCGAGGCGTCGCCGGCATCTCGATGGAGGTCGCGCGGATCTTCGTGTTGATCTTCATCATCCTCGCGGTTGTCGCCCTCCTGTTGTAG
- a CDS encoding class I SAM-dependent methyltransferase, whose product MSPTRYVFGVYHWRRRFRSIGLALAAIALAAVFRRRTADPLRRAAAESVAVGASVHVVRVLRRMLSPPPWAVERAKYDALAERLPLADAERILDVGCGTGRSLVGMAPHVPPGRDVVGLDVFDSRIVLGNGPELARRNGARAGLEVTPIVGDGAALPLADGSVAVVTACRVLHDLEASAVDRALREIHRVCEPDGAFGLLELPLVPAGVSSDPDRYWPDRVSAAGFRIDVLERLERDGNADPYLVLVATPIAEPDDG is encoded by the coding sequence ATGAGCCCGACTCGATACGTCTTCGGCGTGTACCACTGGCGACGGCGGTTCAGATCGATCGGTCTCGCGCTCGCCGCGATCGCTCTCGCCGCCGTCTTCCGGCGGCGGACGGCCGACCCGCTCCGACGGGCCGCCGCGGAGTCGGTCGCGGTCGGGGCGTCCGTCCACGTCGTTCGAGTGCTTCGTCGAATGTTGTCGCCGCCGCCGTGGGCGGTAGAACGGGCCAAGTACGATGCGCTCGCCGAGCGGCTACCGCTCGCCGACGCGGAGCGAATCCTCGACGTCGGCTGCGGGACCGGTCGATCGCTCGTGGGGATGGCACCGCACGTGCCGCCCGGGCGGGACGTGGTCGGCCTCGACGTCTTCGATAGCCGAATCGTTCTCGGAAACGGCCCGGAACTCGCGCGACGCAACGGCGCTCGCGCCGGTCTCGAGGTGACGCCGATCGTCGGCGACGGGGCGGCGCTCCCGCTCGCGGACGGTTCGGTCGCCGTCGTCACCGCCTGCAGGGTCCTGCACGACCTCGAGGCGTCGGCTGTCGATCGGGCGCTCCGCGAAATTCACCGCGTCTGCGAACCGGACGGTGCGTTCGGTCTCCTCGAACTGCCGCTCGTTCCCGCGGGCGTCTCGAGCGATCCCGACCGGTACTGGCCCGACCGCGTCTCCGCGGCGGGATTCCGGATCGACGTCCTCGAGCGACTCGAGCGGGATGGGAACGCCGATCCGTACCTCGTGCTCGTCGCGACCCCGATAGCCGAACCCGATGACGGCTGA
- a CDS encoding archaeosine biosynthesis radical SAM protein RaSEA, translating into MSKPTPDVYEQGKGMDAHNQAMREIRSRKEASYDPHEPTRVWLDEDNTPDGVKQSLTIILNTGGCRWARAGGCTMCGYVAESVDGGSVSHEALMNQIDVCLEHEAENGDERADLIKIYTSGSFLDEREVGAESRRAIGETFADRERIVLESLPDFVDREKIGDFTRHGIDTDIAIGLETATDRVRHDCVNKYFDFADFQDACAEAARADEDAGGDVEAGIKAYLLMKPPFLTESEAVADMIASVERCADVPGCHTVSMNPCNVQRYTMVDELYFNDGYRPPWLWSVAHVLRETADVDAIVVSDPVGHGSDRGPHNCKECDDLVQKAIKDFDLRQDPSVFEQVSCECELTWETVIERERSFNQPLTR; encoded by the coding sequence ATGAGTAAACCCACGCCCGACGTCTACGAGCAGGGCAAGGGCATGGACGCCCACAATCAAGCGATGCGGGAGATCCGCTCTCGCAAGGAAGCGAGCTACGATCCCCACGAGCCCACCCGCGTCTGGCTCGACGAGGACAACACCCCCGACGGCGTCAAGCAGAGCCTGACGATCATCCTGAACACCGGCGGCTGCCGCTGGGCCCGCGCGGGCGGCTGTACGATGTGTGGCTACGTCGCCGAGAGCGTCGACGGCGGCTCCGTCTCTCACGAAGCCCTGATGAACCAGATCGACGTCTGTCTGGAACACGAAGCGGAGAACGGGGACGAGCGAGCCGACCTCATCAAGATCTACACCTCCGGATCCTTCCTCGACGAACGCGAGGTCGGCGCGGAGAGCCGCCGAGCGATCGGTGAGACCTTCGCCGACCGCGAACGGATCGTCCTCGAGTCCCTCCCTGACTTCGTCGACCGCGAAAAGATCGGCGACTTCACCCGCCACGGCATCGACACGGACATCGCGATCGGCCTCGAGACGGCGACCGACCGCGTCCGACACGACTGCGTGAACAAGTACTTCGACTTCGCGGACTTCCAGGACGCCTGCGCGGAAGCCGCCCGAGCAGACGAGGACGCGGGCGGCGACGTCGAGGCGGGCATCAAGGCCTACCTCCTGATGAAACCGCCCTTCCTCACCGAGTCCGAGGCCGTCGCGGATATGATCGCATCGGTCGAGCGCTGCGCCGACGTGCCCGGCTGCCACACCGTCTCGATGAACCCCTGTAACGTCCAGCGCTACACCATGGTCGACGAACTCTACTTCAACGACGGCTACCGACCGCCGTGGCTCTGGTCGGTCGCACACGTCCTTCGCGAAACGGCGGACGTCGACGCCATCGTCGTCTCGGATCCGGTCGGTCACGGCTCCGACCGCGGCCCGCACAACTGCAAGGAGTGCGACGACCTCGTCCAGAAGGCGATCAAGGACTTCGACCTCCGACAGGATCCGTCGGTGTTCGAACAGGTGTCCTGCGAGTGCGAACTGACCTGGGAGACCGTCATCGAGCGCGAACGGAGTTTCAATCAGCCGCTGACCCGGTGA
- the purQ gene encoding phosphoribosylformylglycinamidine synthase I, which translates to MTVSIIRFGGSNCDRDAAQALEHLEIDAEIVWHEDGLPEETTGIVLPGGFSYGDYLRAGAMAARSPIMREVREAAADGTPVLGVCNGAQVGCESGLTDGAFTTNESARFQCEHVFLRVERDDTPWTARYDEGDVIEIPIAHGEGRYEIDDDRLVELEDEDRVLFRYCDENGETSPDANPNGSKHNIAGVLGERESVAVLMPHPERATLPDVGATDGQGVLRGFESADNRV; encoded by the coding sequence GTGACGGTCTCGATCATCCGATTCGGCGGCTCGAACTGCGATCGGGACGCCGCGCAGGCCCTCGAGCACCTCGAAATCGACGCCGAGATTGTCTGGCACGAGGACGGCCTCCCCGAGGAAACGACGGGGATCGTCCTGCCGGGCGGGTTCTCCTACGGCGACTACCTGCGTGCGGGCGCGATGGCGGCGCGTTCGCCGATCATGCGCGAAGTTCGCGAGGCCGCTGCCGACGGCACGCCCGTCCTCGGCGTCTGCAACGGTGCCCAGGTCGGCTGCGAATCGGGACTCACCGACGGCGCGTTCACGACGAACGAGAGCGCCCGGTTCCAGTGCGAGCACGTGTTCCTCCGCGTCGAACGCGACGATACGCCGTGGACGGCCCGCTACGACGAAGGCGACGTCATCGAGATCCCGATCGCCCACGGAGAGGGCCGCTACGAGATCGACGACGACCGACTGGTCGAACTCGAGGACGAGGATCGAGTGCTCTTTCGCTACTGCGACGAGAACGGCGAGACGAGCCCGGACGCGAACCCGAACGGCTCGAAACACAACATCGCCGGGGTCCTCGGCGAACGCGAGAGCGTCGCGGTGTTGATGCCCCATCCCGAGCGCGCGACGTTGCCCGATGTCGGGGCCACTGACGGACAGGGCGTTCTTCGCGGGTTCGAATCCGCCGACAACCGCGTGTAG
- a CDS encoding SPW repeat protein: MSTTPTDNQTDRDDERNRDTLNTDTMQWVSALVALVGLYLVASPFIFEATDAATWNDTLVGTGIFLLGGYNFYRMSRDRLASVGVASLAILLGLWAVVSPYVIDMGSSELATGTTISGVVVALLAAYNAYANSSADAPDRARTRA, encoded by the coding sequence ATGAGCACCACACCAACCGACAATCAAACCGACCGCGATGACGAGAGGAATCGAGACACCCTCAACACCGATACGATGCAGTGGGTGAGCGCCCTCGTCGCGCTCGTCGGACTGTACCTCGTCGCTTCGCCGTTCATCTTCGAAGCCACGGACGCGGCGACCTGGAACGACACCCTCGTCGGGACGGGAATCTTTCTGCTCGGCGGGTACAATTTCTACCGCATGTCGAGGGATCGGTTGGCGAGCGTCGGCGTCGCGTCCCTGGCCATTCTGCTCGGTCTGTGGGCGGTCGTCTCGCCGTACGTCATCGACATGGGGAGCAGCGAACTCGCGACCGGTACCACGATCTCCGGTGTCGTCGTCGCGCTCCTCGCCGCCTACAACGCCTACGCTAACAGCAGCGCCGACGCGCCCGACCGTGCCCGCACTCGAGCGTAA
- a CDS encoding PAS domain S-box protein: MEPTTQIVYLGATAPAEVVQGLRAVGGRVAVVETGAECLARLSNASCVVATRPTPETDLVDLCTRLRERRPDVPIVFVPADGSETLAGELLAAGADGYVPHAAGVDTLTTRVRELLEGTATPDADGALRPSCSSRNGRAALESRSGSVSDPDLDTGEAAVGSPLPGASAADPAERLELLVNRSPFAIIEWTPEFEVASWNPAATDLFGYTDVEARGEHALDLLVPDANRAEVLEHWEQLVDGVPDSPAWRANRNVRKDGSTITCEWFDAPLFDDGELAGILSFAQDVTAERKRANALESLQETTQRLMRAESVDEITSIVIAATEHVTDRSLAALRLYDDETGLLELAAATPNLDENTSDLGAIGPTDTVLWKAYTNGEPRTIDDVSTAQIPSDLETTVGTAVVHPLGDHGLLTVASSGDDELGTAEQHLVHVLAATAEAALDRAERERELERTETIVETVGDSVYALDRDGTLVTVNDRLTAVTGYSRDELVGEHVSTVLTDESLERGRKRIRALVSADADFVATYEITLVTREGDHVPCEVNTTLLQTNGTLEGTVGIVRDIGDRKRMERELVDRKAKIEGLHEVASQLDDCESREDIYELTVEAAEDVLNFDVCVVDRVEDGYLVEAARSSTLDGNVTRRMRIEEGIAGKTYRTQETYRIDDIRTDSAAAPQNEEFRSALSVPIGDWGVFQTVSTEIASFTREDEELAELLLSHVTDALDRIAFEKQLRTERDRFAALFENVPDGVVSARESDGEAIIESVNPAFEHIFGYDEATLVDEPLDRFIVPADRASEAEAITRRGSMGETIEAEVKRRTSDSLRDFMMRVVPVERNESSSRAFGLYTDITDQKQRQKRVEILNRVLRHDMRNSMNIIDGCAEMLAEAVEDDAAEYAAAIQTRATELVELAEKTRAVERVLERESATTGPIDIATVVSGAASRLEDDYPGVEVSCSIPERLFVRADASLETAIYQILENAVEHNDASTPTVVITACSRTDDGLLSVSIADNGPGIPDEERELLQGDREITQLRHASGLGLWLVTLVVTQFGGQLAFETNEPRGTVVSLEMPRADAELANATGDSTVAGD; this comes from the coding sequence ATGGAACCAACAACCCAGATCGTGTACCTCGGCGCTACCGCGCCCGCCGAGGTCGTACAGGGGCTCCGCGCCGTCGGCGGGCGGGTCGCAGTAGTCGAGACCGGAGCCGAATGTCTCGCCCGCCTTTCGAATGCGTCCTGCGTCGTTGCAACGAGACCCACTCCCGAAACCGATCTCGTCGATCTCTGTACGCGGCTCCGGGAGCGTCGTCCCGACGTTCCGATCGTCTTCGTTCCAGCGGACGGCAGCGAGACGCTCGCAGGCGAGCTACTCGCCGCCGGTGCCGACGGCTACGTTCCGCACGCGGCGGGCGTCGATACGCTCACGACTCGAGTGCGCGAACTGCTCGAGGGGACGGCCACGCCGGATGCTGACGGTGCGCTCCGTCCGTCGTGTTCCAGTCGGAACGGCCGCGCCGCCCTCGAGAGCCGTTCCGGATCGGTCTCCGACCCGGATCTCGACACCGGCGAGGCGGCCGTCGGGAGCCCTTTGCCGGGCGCTTCGGCGGCAGATCCCGCCGAGCGCCTCGAGTTACTCGTCAACCGGTCACCGTTTGCGATCATCGAATGGACCCCCGAGTTCGAGGTCGCGAGCTGGAACCCGGCGGCGACGGACCTGTTCGGGTACACCGACGTCGAGGCCCGCGGCGAACACGCCCTCGACCTGCTCGTCCCCGACGCGAACCGGGCGGAGGTACTCGAGCACTGGGAGCAACTGGTCGACGGCGTTCCCGACAGCCCCGCGTGGCGGGCCAATAGGAACGTTCGCAAGGACGGCTCGACGATCACTTGCGAGTGGTTCGACGCGCCGCTTTTCGACGACGGGGAACTCGCCGGCATCCTGTCGTTCGCACAGGACGTCACCGCGGAGCGCAAACGGGCGAACGCGCTCGAGTCGCTACAGGAGACGACCCAGCGGTTGATGCGCGCGGAGTCGGTCGACGAGATCACCTCGATCGTGATCGCCGCGACCGAACACGTTACCGACCGATCGCTGGCCGCGCTCCGACTGTACGACGACGAGACGGGGCTGCTCGAACTGGCCGCAGCCACGCCGAACCTCGACGAGAACACGAGTGATCTCGGAGCGATCGGGCCGACCGATACCGTCCTCTGGAAAGCGTACACGAACGGCGAGCCGCGCACCATCGACGACGTCTCGACGGCGCAGATTCCCTCCGACCTCGAGACGACGGTCGGCACGGCGGTCGTTCATCCGCTCGGCGACCACGGACTGTTGACGGTGGCGTCGTCGGGCGACGACGAACTCGGTACCGCGGAGCAACACCTCGTCCACGTCCTCGCCGCGACGGCTGAGGCCGCACTCGACCGGGCGGAACGCGAACGCGAACTCGAGCGAACGGAAACGATCGTCGAAACCGTCGGCGACAGCGTCTACGCGTTGGACCGGGACGGGACGCTCGTCACGGTAAACGACAGGTTGACGGCGGTGACCGGATACAGCCGGGACGAACTCGTCGGCGAGCACGTTTCGACGGTACTCACCGACGAAAGCCTCGAGCGCGGTCGCAAACGGATTCGGGCGCTCGTCTCGGCCGACGCGGATTTCGTCGCGACGTACGAGATCACGCTCGTGACGCGCGAGGGCGACCACGTTCCGTGTGAGGTCAACACGACGCTGTTACAGACCAACGGTACGCTCGAGGGGACGGTCGGAATCGTCCGCGACATCGGCGATCGCAAGCGCATGGAGCGAGAGCTCGTCGACCGCAAGGCGAAAATCGAGGGGCTCCACGAGGTTGCATCGCAACTCGACGACTGCGAGAGTCGTGAGGATATCTACGAACTCACCGTCGAGGCCGCCGAGGACGTGCTGAACTTCGACGTCTGCGTCGTCGACAGGGTCGAGGACGGGTACCTCGTCGAGGCGGCCCGTTCTTCGACGCTCGATGGGAACGTCACTCGACGGATGCGAATCGAGGAGGGGATCGCCGGGAAGACCTATCGGACGCAGGAGACGTACCGCATCGACGATATCAGAACGGACTCCGCGGCCGCCCCGCAGAACGAGGAGTTCCGTTCCGCCCTTTCCGTGCCGATCGGTGACTGGGGCGTCTTCCAGACCGTCTCGACGGAAATCGCGTCGTTCACGCGCGAGGACGAGGAACTGGCGGAACTGTTGCTTTCACACGTCACCGACGCTCTCGATCGGATCGCGTTCGAGAAACAGCTCCGAACGGAACGCGATCGGTTCGCGGCGCTATTCGAGAACGTTCCCGACGGCGTGGTCAGCGCACGCGAGTCCGACGGTGAGGCGATCATCGAATCGGTCAACCCCGCCTTCGAGCACATCTTCGGCTACGACGAGGCGACGCTCGTCGACGAACCCCTCGACCGATTTATCGTCCCGGCGGACAGGGCGTCCGAGGCCGAAGCGATCACGCGCCGCGGCAGCATGGGCGAGACCATCGAGGCCGAGGTCAAACGCCGAACCAGCGACAGCTTACGCGATTTCATGATGCGGGTCGTGCCGGTCGAACGAAACGAATCCTCGAGCCGCGCCTTCGGTCTCTACACCGATATTACCGACCAGAAGCAGCGCCAGAAACGCGTCGAAATCCTGAACCGCGTGTTGCGCCACGACATGCGAAACAGCATGAACATCATCGACGGCTGCGCCGAGATGCTCGCCGAGGCCGTCGAGGACGACGCGGCCGAGTACGCAGCGGCGATCCAAACGCGAGCCACCGAACTCGTAGAACTCGCCGAGAAGACTCGCGCCGTCGAACGCGTCCTCGAGCGCGAGTCAGCGACGACGGGGCCGATCGATATCGCAACCGTCGTCTCCGGGGCTGCGTCCCGACTCGAGGACGACTATCCCGGCGTCGAGGTCAGCTGTTCGATACCGGAGCGGCTGTTCGTCCGCGCCGACGCGTCGCTCGAGACGGCGATCTATCAGATCCTCGAGAACGCAGTCGAACACAACGACGCGTCGACACCGACCGTCGTGATCACGGCGTGTAGTCGCACCGACGACGGACTGTTGTCCGTGTCGATCGCCGACAACGGGCCCGGCATCCCCGACGAAGAGCGCGAGTTGCTGCAGGGCGATCGAGAGATCACGCAGCTTCGGCACGCGAGCGGACTCGGACTTTGGCTGGTCACCCTCGTGGTCACGCAGTTCGGCGGCCAGTTGGCGTTCGAGACGAACGAACCGCGAGGGACGGTCGTCTCCCTCGAGATGCCACGGGCCGACGCCGAACTCGCCAACGCGACGGGCGACAGTACCGTGGCTGGAGACTGA
- a CDS encoding aldehyde ferredoxin oxidoreductase family protein: protein MTELGGFQDRVARIDLSDGSVAYESIDEEDAKKYIGARGLGVKYVFEQGPDVDPLGPDNLLAFMNGPLSGTQVTMSGRIAVCTKSPLTGTVTDSHHGGWSGARLKWSGFDGLLFEGEADEPVYAVVEDGEVELRDASHLWGTGFHETRDAIEEEVDGSYGKNLSIMGIGPGGENEVKYASIMNEDDRASGRGGTGCVMGSKNLKAVVVKSTTKMPQPADPETFKEGHQQAMKAITESEVTAPNEGGLSMYGTNVLMNIGEEMDGLPTKNGQYTSTKAMRDAEGVDIDAERVSGENVRENILVDEPTCHSCPVACKKEVEVQAMHKGEEMNVRMESYEYESAYALGPNSGHTDRDAIALMIDRCNDMGLDTIDAGNMMAMAMEMSEEGKLEDIGELEWGDYETMIDMIEQIARRENDLADLLAEGPRRVADRREAHDNSLAVKGQTIAAYDPRCLKGMGIGYATSNRGACHLRGYTPAAEILGIPEKVDPYEYEGKGELTAAFQDLHAISDSFDICKFNAFAEGIEEYVLQYNGMTGLDVGEEDLLEAGERIYNLERYYNNLVGFDGDDDSLPARFLEDGIRGQGASEGEYCELEEMKTEYYDHRGWVDGVVPDEKLEDLEIDIGPGTGVTSGSGAAAPSDD from the coding sequence ATGACCGAACTTGGCGGATTTCAAGATAGGGTTGCCCGCATTGACCTTTCGGACGGGTCGGTCGCATATGAGTCGATCGACGAGGAGGACGCGAAGAAGTATATCGGTGCTCGCGGGCTCGGCGTAAAGTACGTTTTCGAACAGGGACCGGACGTCGATCCGCTCGGGCCGGACAACTTGCTCGCGTTCATGAACGGGCCGTTGTCGGGCACGCAGGTGACGATGAGCGGTCGGATCGCCGTCTGTACGAAGTCGCCGCTGACCGGTACCGTCACCGACAGCCACCACGGCGGCTGGTCCGGCGCACGGCTCAAGTGGTCCGGCTTCGACGGTCTGTTGTTCGAGGGCGAAGCCGACGAACCGGTCTACGCCGTCGTCGAGGACGGCGAGGTCGAACTGCGAGACGCCTCGCATCTCTGGGGAACTGGCTTCCACGAGACGCGCGACGCGATCGAGGAGGAAGTCGACGGCTCGTACGGCAAGAACCTCAGCATCATGGGTATCGGTCCCGGCGGCGAGAACGAGGTCAAGTACGCCAGCATCATGAACGAGGACGACCGGGCCTCGGGACGAGGCGGCACGGGCTGTGTCATGGGGTCGAAGAACCTCAAGGCGGTCGTCGTCAAATCCACGACGAAGATGCCCCAGCCCGCGGATCCGGAGACCTTCAAGGAGGGCCATCAGCAGGCGATGAAGGCCATTACCGAGTCCGAAGTCACCGCACCGAACGAGGGCGGACTCTCGATGTACGGGACCAACGTCCTGATGAACATCGGCGAGGAGATGGACGGCCTCCCGACGAAAAACGGGCAGTACACCTCGACCAAGGCCATGCGCGACGCGGAGGGCGTCGACATCGACGCCGAGCGCGTCTCCGGCGAAAACGTCCGCGAGAACATCCTCGTCGACGAACCGACCTGTCACTCCTGTCCCGTCGCCTGCAAGAAGGAAGTCGAAGTGCAGGCGATGCACAAGGGCGAGGAGATGAACGTCCGGATGGAGTCCTACGAGTACGAGTCGGCCTACGCGCTCGGGCCGAACTCCGGCCACACCGATCGCGACGCCATCGCGCTCATGATCGACCGCTGTAACGACATGGGTCTCGACACCATCGACGCGGGGAACATGATGGCGATGGCCATGGAGATGTCCGAGGAGGGCAAACTCGAGGACATCGGCGAGTTAGAGTGGGGCGACTACGAGACGATGATCGACATGATCGAACAGATCGCCCGCCGCGAGAACGATCTCGCGGACCTCCTCGCGGAGGGACCGCGACGGGTCGCCGACCGGCGGGAGGCCCACGACAACTCCCTCGCCGTGAAAGGCCAGACCATCGCCGCCTACGATCCCCGCTGTCTGAAGGGCATGGGCATCGGCTACGCGACCTCGAACCGCGGGGCCTGCCACCTGCGCGGCTACACCCCCGCCGCCGAAATCCTCGGTATCCCGGAGAAGGTCGATCCCTACGAATACGAGGGTAAAGGTGAACTCACCGCCGCATTCCAGGATCTCCACGCCATCAGCGACTCGTTCGACATCTGCAAGTTCAACGCCTTCGCGGAGGGCATCGAGGAGTACGTCCTCCAGTACAACGGGATGACCGGACTGGATGTCGGCGAGGAGGACCTGCTCGAGGCCGGCGAGCGGATCTACAACTTAGAACGGTACTACAACAACCTCGTCGGCTTCGACGGCGACGACGACTCGCTTCCCGCGCGGTTCCTCGAGGACGGCATCCGCGGTCAGGGTGCGAGCGAGGGCGAGTACTGCGAACTCGAGGAGATGAAAACGGAGTACTACGACCACCGCGGCTGGGTCGACGGCGTCGTCCCCGACGAGAAACTCGAGGACCTCGAGATCGATATCGGACCGGGAACCGGCGTCACCAGCGGGAGCGGAGCGGCCGCCCCGAGCGACGACTGA